In the Podospora pseudocomata strain CBS 415.72m chromosome 5, whole genome shotgun sequence genome, one interval contains:
- a CDS encoding hypothetical protein (COG:O; EggNog:ENOG503NUMH; MEROPS:MER0016549) → MRLPLLLPLALSLGASAQNFVNPSQDTTLLFSSNFPGASITYKETTALLCETTPGVKSWSGYVHLPSTLLADVPSSLNMSIFFWYFQARKNPEEAPTSIYISGGPGASAFDETNGFPCTFNPDGNSTRLNNQSWNEEVNMLYIDQPVGAGFSYSKIVNGVVDLMDSLSEDGSFFTPGTVEELQQDSLNLTVTPATIQSLDPRDGINTTQQAARVMWQFTQVWFREFPGYDTSNKEISLWTVSYGGFYGPSFMAHFHRQSSLPNSFPLQLSTLGIQNGCLDVLTMGLSYLDFSLNNTYDIQAYPEEVYSSAKTNLTEYCQPLLLSCRQSVEEGDPLGYGSNSTVNQACALAAGVCFGFVQGAFTSYSDLNPFDITLSHPETYPPLHSVGYLNQPWVQAALGVAVNFTAVSRSTGGVFFALTGDPMRHDLSDLRYVLENNIKVAMVYGDLDYRCNWFGGEEISLAVGGEEFREAGYADVDVGGVVGGLVREVAGLSFVRVFDAGHSVYGYQPGVVKEVFKRVMDGRDVASGKVVADGRYRSQGPVDVRGVKVTATKGRDAGCFLADVGRTCDQGQVEALREGGRVRVEGGRVVEPGRERETSVDGDGKGGEEMEQVKSGGTVRETAAMAASLGALAGCSRCHWLHPFGWFFCCWESITILQLSVTLRSSRKRFTPKRMVPQRSTRSKRGCITCRIRRVKCDETKPQCSRCIKAGRTCDGYAATSSQLSGRDMATAVKTLQVVGPAARVLGEAVLTEDSACFDFFRMCTVAMTSTAFPAPFWSRHVLQVAHFEPAVWKAAVAVGALHRRWESRSKIRLRPKPINSGAAGGKTEEFTKQAMQQYWGAISMARTIQDPGVLMVMSVILAAAANMAGEWAASHVHIQSGLKLVASQSPHNNMSGEIASIAQSLSRLDLLVMTFEDSRAPYAYADPLTGKLPSSILNMPRVGKLDDLMQASMHLFGMFRYFLSVEGGYILGFVTEEDDLPHLQARIAEDVIRWKIEFEILANRISSSASQAERTTLLSLELYHSVLSLMSRAGIAGPAVRWDAYTDEFARVIFLCETINKNIFSPLPFFMSLEPGLVMPLFLTITRCRHPIVRRRGLRLLKSLNRQEGMWNSPAACVVAEQKVLAEEEHLEFPLPLYIENLDNMPMDGPTGEGWERSMAPEELRVTRDQLEVDVESGRIELRLYTGQGEEEREVKRVSLGY, encoded by the exons aTGCGTCTCCCTCTATTGctccccctcgccctctcaCTTGGCGCCTCCGCCCAAAACTTCGTCAACCCATCCCAAGACActaccctcctcttctcctccaacttccccGGCGCCTCCATCACCTACAAAGAAACCACCGCCCTTCTCTGCGAAACCACCCCGGGAGTCAAATCATGGTCCGGCTAcgtccacctcccctccaccctcctcgccgatgttccctcctccctcaacatgAGCATCTTCTTCTGGTACTTCCAGGCCCGCAAAAACCCTGAAGAAGCTCCCACATCTATCTACATCAGCGGCGGTCCCGGAGCCTCGGCCTTTGACGAGACAAACGGGTTTCCTTGCACTTTCAATCCAGACGGTAATTCAACCAGATTGAACAACCAGAGTTGGAACGAAGAGGTCAATATGTTGTATATCGACCAGCCTGTCGGGGCAGGGTTCAGCTACTCTAAGATCGTCAacggggtggtggacttGATGGACAGCCTGTCTGAAGATGGCTCATTCTTCACTCCTGGAACGGTCGAAGAACTCCAACAAGACAGTCTCAACTTGACTGTAACCCCTGCTACCATCCAGTCCCTCGACCCCCGAGATGGGATCAACACCACGCAACAGGCAGCGAGGGTGATGTGGCAGTTTACCCAGGTCTGGTTTCGGGAGTTTCCGGGCTATGATACCTCCAATAAGGAAATTAGTCTTTGGACTGTTTCG tACGGCGGCTTCTACGGCCCGTCCTTCATGGCCCACTTCCACAGGcaatcctccctcccaaattcattccccctccagctctccaccCTAGGCATCCAAAACGGCTGCTTGGACGTTCTTACAATGGGCCTGTCATACCTCGACTTTTCACTCAACAACACTTACGATATTCAAGCATATCCTGAAGAGGTGTACTCCTCCGCCAAGACCAATCTCACTGAGTACtgccaacccctcctcctatcCTGCCGGCAATCAGTCGAAGAAGGCGACCCGTTGGGGTATGGAAGCAATAGCACTGTCAACCAGGCGTGTGCCCTAGCAGCGGGTGTCTGTTTTGGGTTTGTGCAGGGGGCGTTTACGAGCTACTCCGACCTCAACCCGTTTGATATCACGCTGTCGCATCCGGAGACGTACCCCCCGTTGCACTCGGTCGGGTACCTTAATCAACCCTGGGTTCAAGCCGCGTTGGGAGTTGCGGTGAATTTCACTGCTGTGTCGAGGTCCACGGGGGGTGTCTTTTTCGCCTTGACCGGCGACCCGATGAGGCATGATCTTTCAGATTTGAGGTACGTTTTGGAGAATAATATCAAGGTCGCGATGGTGTATGGGGATTTGGACTATAGGTGTAactggtttgggggggaggagatctcccttgctgttgggggggaagagtTCAGAGAGGCGGGGTATGcggatgttgatgttgggggggtggttggggggttggtgagggaggtggcggggttgagtTTTGTGAGGGTTTTCGATGCGGGGCATAGTGTTTATGGGTATCAGCCGGGGGTTGTGAAGGAGGTATTTAAGAGGGTGATGGACGGGAGGGATGTTGCCAGTGGGAAGGTGGTTGCCGACGGGCGGTATCGGAGTCAGGGGCCGGTGGatgtgaggggggtgaaggttACTGCTACAAAAGGGAGGGATGCGGGGTGTTTTCTTGCGGATGTGGGCAGGACTTGTGATCAGGGACAggtggaggcgttgagggagggggggagggtgagggttgagggggggagggtggttgagCCTGGAAGAGAAAGGGAGACGAgtgtggatggggatgggaagggcggggaggaaatGGAGCAGGTTAAGAGTGGTGGCACTGTGAGGGAGACGGCCGCGATGGCTGCG AGTCTGGGTGCGTTGGCTGGCTGCTCAAGGTGTCATTGGCTACATCCTTTTGGATGGTTCTTCT GCTGTTGGGAATCGATAACTATTCTTCAACTTTCAGTAACCCTACGATCATCTAGAAAAAGGTTCACGCCTAAAAGAATGGTCCCGCAAAGGAGCACGAGATCGAAACGTGGATGCATTACCTGCAG AATCCGCCGCGTCAAATGCGATGAAACAAAACCCCAATGCAGCCGCTGCATCAAAGCCGGCCGCACCTGCGATGGATACGCAGCCACATCATCACAGCTAAGCGGCCGGGACATGGCAACCGCAGTCAAAACCCTCCAAGTCGTCGGGCCAGCGGCCAGAGTCCTGGGGGAAGCCGTCCTGACCGAAGACTCTGCCTGCTTTGACTTCTTCCGGATGTGCACAGTCGCCATGACCAGCACCGCCTTTCCCGCCCCGTTCTGGTCCCGCCATGTCCTCCAAGTGGCACATTTCGAGCCGGCGGTGTGGAAGGCCGCAGTGGCAGTCGGGGCACTGCATCGGAGGTGGGAGTCGAGAAGCAAGATTCGGCTTCGGCCTAAGCCTATCAATTCAGGCGCGGCAGGAGGGAAAACAGAGGAGTTTACCAAACAGGCCATGCAGCAGTATTGGGGTGCTATCAGTATGGCGCGCACCATCCAGGATCCAGGGGTGCTCATGGTTATGAGCGTTATTCTCGCCGCGGCGGCGAATATGGCTGGTGAATGGGCAGCAAGTCATGTTCACATCCAATCCGGGCTCAAACTCGTCGCTTCTCAGTCACCCCACAACAACATGTCCGGCGAGATAGCCTCGATCGCCCAATCCCTCTCCCGTCTCGACCTCTTAGTCATGACATTCGAAGACTCCCGCGCCCCCTACGCCTATGCCGACCCCCTGACCGGCaaactcccctcctccatcctcaacatgCCCCGCGTAGGCAAGCTCGACGATTTAATGCAGGCATCAATGCATCTCTTTGGCATGTTCCGGTACTTTCTCAGCGTCGAGGGTGGGTACATCTTGGGTTTCGTCACCGAGGAAGATGATCTCCCCCATTTGCAAGCCCGAATCGCCGAAGACGTCATCCGTTGGAAAATCGAGTTTGAGATCCTGGCCAACAGAATCTCTTCTTCGGCGTCCCAAGCAGAGCGAACCACACTGCTGTCCTTAGAACTCTACCACTCCGTCTTGTCTCTCATGTCTCGCGCGGGAATCGCCGGCCCGGCAGTCAGATGGGACGCCTACACTGACGAGTTCGCCCGCGTCATTTTCCTCTGTGAAACCATCAACAAGAACATCTTCTCCCCGTTGCCGTTCTTCATGTCCCTCGAGCCAGGCCTGGTTATGCCGTTGTTTTTGACCATAACCCGGTGTCGCCATCCCATCGTCCGACGCAGGGGGCTGAGGTTGTTAAAGTCGTTGAACCGACAAGAGGGAATGTGGAACAGCCCTGCCGCCTGTGTGGTTGCTGAACAAAAGGttctggccgaggaagagcaTCTCGAGTTTCCACTGCCGTTGTATATCGAGAACTTGGATAACATGCCGATGGACGGGCCCACCGGGgaaggatgggagaggaGCATGGCGCcggaggagttgagggtgacgagggaTCAGCtggaggttgatgtggaGAGTGGGAGGATCGAACTGAGGCTGTATACGGGgcagggagaggaggaaagggaggtTAAAAGGGTGAGTTTGGGGTACTAG
- a CDS encoding hypothetical protein (EggNog:ENOG503P1CT; COG:S): MKVPVVSTFKNPHSCRHCSGIHLDLDVRRPKLLCFWCDFDGVPKGTSHGKYICEQCTREFFIRDNTEHHFTLKLGYDVEGIRDAAEEGCELYSWVWRGISREDSLKKGKYRVELYGWKTRGGRDGLGLMVRVFDGVTGERVPVLVANGVGELDVYAFEGDAAGVYTSCRPYVRDVRSEESMGFARGCLRGCLEGHTWCRTDQIIEIDMPRRPVGVLGGERVEYGDIPSRVLDLGRLDEPRLRLVETWEEGEELLGRISRGGFVALSYCWGGDQRAKLLSKNLDAYKRSIDPLSLDQTLQDAIWVARQVGFQYLWIDALCIIQDNLDGFGTNPDKAFEITRMASYYGRATLTILAASASAAAEGFLAPRAFSPFRTGPVCVLLRNHDTKEILGTVYLVEEHPSTPAEPITTRGWTLQESLLSRRILVFAQRQLYWSCVNSFAGAGGDVTVLTDRMIPGRRSLVEGVYPVGSLIDTSTTAQWGVIVEEYTRRFLGQEGDKLWAVGALAEQIVKVGRARGEKKRYVAGLLIDEEDKKSWLSALMWRPVDPGRKRPRRYRAPTWSWAGVNGEVRVGRLQNEEPAVVEDWGVEFAAKGAEYGALKPGAWLRLRGTVMTAEEVGRYGVVVWVKSDNTAMVLFQSFEPCDGPVDRSKWTGLSDQPLWELKMLEDSPEDKEAIMTTLANSDFQSMLLLIALDVWHTQGVAGILVERGAGDQTGLCQRRGSFFLEKTDYARGHPDVKSNFFELGHTETLKII, encoded by the coding sequence ATGAAAGTCCCTGTCGTCTCCACCTTTAAAAACCCTCACTCATGTCGACACTGCTCCGGAATCCACCTCGACTTGGACGTCAGACGCCCAAAGCTACTGTGTTTCTGGTGTGATTTTGATGGTGTGCCCAAGGGGACAAGTCACGGGAAATATATCTGTGAACAATGCACGCGGGAGTTTTTTATCCGTGACAACACTGAGCACCACTTTACGCTGAAACTGGGTTATGATGTTGAGGGGATTAGGgatgctgccgaggagggatGTGAGTTGTACAGTTGGGTGTGGCGGGGGATTTCCCGGGAGGATAGTTTGAAAAAAGGGAAATACCGGGTTGAGCTGTATGGATGGAAGacaagagggggaagggatgggttgggtctgatggtgagggttttTGATGGGGTTactggggagagggtgccGGTTTTGGTAGCGaatggggtgggggagttggatgTTTATGCCTTTGAGGGGGATGCTGCGGGGGTGTATACGAGTTGTAGACCGTATGTGAGGGATGTGAGGTCGGAGGAGTCGATGGGGTTTGCGAGGGGGTGTTTGAGGGGGTGTTTGGAAGGGCATACGTGGTGTAGGACGGATCAGATTATTGAGATTGATATGCCGAGACGACCggtgggggttttgggaggggagagggtggagtATGGGGATATTCCGAGTCGGGTTTTGgatttggggaggttggatgagCCAAGGCTTAGGCTGGTTGAGAcatgggaggaaggggaggagctgctggGACGGATTTcgaggggtgggtttgtggCTTTGTCGTattgttggggaggtgatCAGAGAGCTAAGCTCCTGTCGAAGAACCTTGATGCTTACAAGAGGTCTATCGACCCTTTGAGTTTGGACCAAACGCTTCAGGATGCGATCTGGGTTGCTCGTCAAGTTGGGTTTCAATACCTCTGGATCGACGCGCTCTGTATCATTCAGGACAACCTTGACGGCTTCGGCACAAACCCGGACAAGGCATTCGAGATCACGCGTATGGCGTCGTATTATGGACGGGCTACTCTCACCATATTGGCTGCCTCCGCttccgcagcagcagaaggtTTTCTTGCCCCACGAGCATTTTCTCCTTTCCGAACTGGACCGGTTTGTGTTCTCCTTAGAAACCACGACACAAAAGAGATCCTTGGCACGGTTTACCTCGTGGAGGAACATCCTTCTACACCGGCGGAACCCATCACTACTAGGGGGTGGACCCTTCAAGAGTCATTGCTCTCGAGGCGGATTTTGGTGTTTGCGCAGCGGCAGTTGTACTGGTCCTGCGTCAACTCATTTgccggggcggggggggatgtAACCGTGTTAACAGACAGGATGATACCAGGGCGAAGGTCTCTCGTGGAGGGGGTATACCCTGTTGGGTCACTGATTGATACGAGCACCACTGCCCAGTGGGGGGTCATCGTCGAGGAGTACACCCGGCGCTTtcttggacaagaaggagataAGCTTTGGGCGGTTGGTGCGTTGGCGGAGCAGATTGTcaaggtggggagggcgaggggggagaagaagaggtatGTGGCTGGTTTGCTTATCGATGAGGAAGACAAAAAGAGCTGGTTGTCGGCGTTGATGTGGAGGCCGGTTGATccagggaggaaaaggccgaggaggtacCGGGCGCCGACGTGGTCGTGGGCTGGTGTGAACGgcgaggtgagggtggggagaCTGCAGAATGAAGAGCCGGCAGTGGTGGAAGACTGGGGGGTGGAGTTTGCAGCTAAGGGGGCCGAGTATGGCGCTTTGAAACCGGGGGCATGGCTCCGATTGAGGGGGACGGTGATGActgctgaggaggtgggtAGGTATGGCGTGGTTGTTTGGGTCAAGAGTGACAACACAGCGATGGTCTTGTTTCAGTCATTCGAGCCGTGTGATGGTCCAGTCGATCGTTCCAAGTGGACTGGGTTGTCGGACCAACCTCTCTGGGAACTCAAGATGTTGGAAGATTCTCCGGAGGACAAAGAGGCCATAATGACAACGCTGGCCAATAGCGATTTTCAGAGCATGCTCTTGCTTATTGCGTTGGACGTCTGGCACACCCAAGGAGTGGCTGGCATTTTGGTTGAGAGAGGAGCCGGTGATCAGACTGGACTATGTCAGCGGCGGGGCAGTTTCTTTCTAGAGAAGACGGATTATGCCAGGGGTCACCCTGATGTCAAGTCAAATTTCTTTGAGCTTGGTCACACGGAGACGTTAAAGATCATATAA
- the DPH2_1 gene encoding Diphthamide biosynthesis protein 2 (BUSCO:EOG09262SI7; COG:J; EggNog:ENOG503NUDH): MTELSSAPVLSTPAEHLFEHASPDSQTEAKAPRKTDDELRQIYEVARTARELRLGKWKTIALQFPDAMLVDAPRLVQALKDELTALRKEEEESSGPKQDEKIFILADTSYSACCVDEVAAEHADAQVVVHYGRSCLSPTSRLPVIYVFTQHRLNLDETVEAFEREYPGKDAKVVIMADVTYQSHVPAVASRLVSEGYTNIYSTAITHDPANILPNRKIVSHNASSDSTPEGDSLKEYSLFHISTPPTALLLALSSRVGSLYIHDTPHSPFPSSSSLSARRLLGRRYAKLLSLSTAGIIGILVNTLSVSNYLCSVDALRKRIAAANKKSYTVVVGKLNPAKLANFAEIDGWVVVGCWESSLVEDDAGFFRPVVTPFELEVALMGDGERVWGGSWWGGIEGVKAPVGKDEEEEVVEGKEEEDDDSEEESAPPEFDLRTGRLISTSRPMRVRKVKEQREGAEVKEGAAEENRNGTNGALALRPKAELAMVNGVVSPGAEFLRSQRTWQGLGSDYTEEESTAIEEGRRGVARGYTAGDSEKR; the protein is encoded by the coding sequence aTGACCGAACTATCCTCCGCCCCGGTGCTGTCAACCCCGGCCGAACACCTCTTCGAGCACGCCAGCCCAGATTCCCAGACCGAGGCCAAGGCGCCGCGAAAAACCGACGACGAGCTCCGCCAAATCTACGAAGTCGCACGGACGGCGCGAGAACTGCGACTGGGAAAATGGAAGACAATAGCCCTACAATTCCCAGACGCGATGCTGGTCGACGCGCCGAGGCTAGTCCAGGCGCTCAAGGATGAGCTGACTGCTCtccgaaaagaagaggaggaatcATCCGGGCCAAAACAAGACGAGAAGATATTCATCTTGGCCGACACTTCCTACAGCGCGTGCTGTGTCGATGAAGTAGCGGCTGAACACGCCGATGCCCAGGTTGTGGTGCACTACGGCCGGTCGTGTCTCTCGCCCACGTCCCGATTACCTGTTATCTACGTGTTTACCCAACATCGGctcaacctcgacgagaCGGTCGAAGCTTTCGAGAGGGAATACCCGGGAAAAGACGCAAAGGTGGTTATCATGGCGGATGTGACGTATCAATCCCACGTTCCGGCGGTTGCCTCACGTCTTGTGTCGGAGGGATACACAAATATTTACTCCACGGCCATCACCCATGACCCAGCGAACATCTTGCCCAACCGGAAGATCGTCTCCCACAACGCCTCCTCCGATTCTACACCCGAGGGGGATTCACTAAAAGAATactccctcttccacatctccacccccccaacagcccTGCTACTAGCCCTCTCCTCGAGGGTAGGCTCCCTCTACATCCACGACACGCCCCactccccctttccatcatCTAGCTCCCTCTCCGCAAGACGACTCCTCGGCCGGCGGTATGCGAAGCTATTATCTCTGTCAACTGCGGGTATCATTGGGATATTGGTGAATACGCTTTCAGTATCGAACTACTTGTGTTCGGTGGATGCGCTCAGGAAGAGGATTGCGGCGGCGAATAAAAAGAGTTATACGGTTGTGGTTGGCAAGCTGAATCCGGCGAAGCTGGCGAATTTTGCGGAGAttgatgggtgggtggtagTGGGGTGTTGGGAGAGCAGTcttgtggaggatgatgctggGTTTTTTAGGCCGGTGGTGACGCCGTTTGAGTTGGAGGTTGCgttgatgggggatggggagagggtttggggggggagttggtggggggggattgagggggtgaaggcgCCGGTTGGtaaggatgaagaagaggaggtggtggaggggaaggaagaggaggatgatgatagtGAAGAGGAGTCTGCGCCGCCAGAGTTTGATCTTAGGACTGGGAGGCTGATTAGTACTAGTCGGccgatgagggtgaggaaggttaaggagcagagggagggTGCGGAGGTGAAAGAGGGGGCGGCAGAAGAGAACAGGAATGGGACGAATGGGGCGCTTGCGTTGAGACCAAAGGCTGagttggcgatggtgaaTGGGGTGGTTAGTCCCGGTGCTGAGTTCTTGAGGTCGCAGAGGACGTGgcaggggttggggagtgaTTATACTGAGGAAGAGAGCACAGctattgaggaggggaggaggggtgtggCAAGAGGGTATACGGCTGGGGATAGTGAGAAGAGGTAG
- the DPH2_2 gene encoding Diphthamide biosynthesis protein 2 (COG:J; EggNog:ENOG503NUDH) yields MPPPRESHVTTTTGDAGVSAPYGVTNSSSSSPPYHRSNNSSSDSTLDVPIADGEKTSPTDSASSSDTEPEVEPVRVASRRTIPDANHYGPTTEKDPELELERSPSAATTIDFPEGGVTGWLVVFGSFCAMLSLYGLINSAAVFESYFSTHQLKDNSPSEIGWIFSLYLFIVFFVGVQVGPIFDRYGARLIVAVGCLLITLSLLLLSWCTEYYQIILTYSVMGGLGGALLNCPAYGSIAHFFNVRRGFATGIASTAGGIGGVIFPIVLRELLPTIGFNWSSRVLALIMLGLAIPANLFIKTRLPPAKGEKVQSVWPDFSVFKDARFACAALGVFFMEWGLFVPLTYIVSYAVDHGQDATESYLLLSYLNAGSVLGRVLPGILADKIGRFNVIIITIAICLITGLALWLPAGHSNSMLIAYAVLFGFGSGSNIGLVPVCLGQLCDHRKFGRLFSTAMMVASFGTLSSVPIGGALLSGSGWTAVILFSSISYAVALAFYTATRVLAVGWNPLTVF; encoded by the exons atgccgccgccgcgagAGAGTcatgtcaccaccacaacaggGGATGCTGGTGTAAGCGCTCCCTATGGCGTCACCAattcttcgtcgtcatcaccaccatacCACCGTTCCAACAACTCATCATCAGACTCGACATTGGATGTTCCAATAGCTGATGGTGAAAAGACATCGCCAACTGATTCCGCCTCCTCGTCTGATACCGAACCTGAGGTAGAGCCAGTCAGAGTGGCGTCGCGACGTACCATACCGGATGCCAACCACTATGGCCCAACCACGGAGAAGGATCCCGAGCTCGAGCTGGAACGCTCACCATCGGCGGCGACCACGATTGACTTTCCCGAGGGAGGCGTGacggggtggttggtggtgtttgggtcgTTTTGTGCCATGTTGTCGCTGTACGGATTGATCAATTCGGCCGCTGTGTTTGAATCGTACTTTTCGACGCACCAGTTGAAGGACAACTCGCCGAGCGAGATTGGCTGGATCTTTAGCTTGTACCTGTTTATTGTGTTTTTCGTGGGGGTCCAAGTTGGGCCTATTTTTGATCGATATGGCGCGAGGCTGATTGTTGCTGTGGGATGTTTGCTGATCACGCTcagtttgttgttgctgagctgGTGTACTG AGTATTATCAGATCATCCTCACCTATTCCGTCATGGGTGGCTTGGGCGGTGCTCTCCTCAACTGTCCCGCCTATGGCTCCATCGCCCACTTCTTCAACGTCCGTCGAGGTTTTGCGACAGGCATTGCGAGTACAGCGGGCGGCATCGGCGGTGTCATCTTCCCCATTGTGCTGAGAGAGCTGTTGCCGACCATCGGGTTCAACTGGAGCAGCCGAGTGCTCGCCCTGATCATGCTCGGCCTCGCCATCCCAGCCAATCTGTTCATCAAGACCAGACTGCCCCCCGCGAAGGGCGAAAAGGTGCAGTCGGTCTGGCCCGACTTTTCCGTGTTCAAAGATGCCCGGTTCGCATGCGCTGCTCTCGGGGTGTTCTTCATGGAGTGGGGCCTGTTCGTTCCGTTGACTTATATTGTGTCGTACGCGGTTGACCACGGGCAGGATGCGACGGAAAGTTATCTGCTGTTGTCATACCTGAACGCCGGGTCCGTGTTGGGACGTGTGTTGCCGGGAATTCTGGCGGATAAGATTGGGCGGTTCAACGTTATTATCATCACTATCGCCATTTGCTTGATCACGGGACTGGCGCTGTGGTTGCCGGCTGGCCACTCGAATTCGATGTTGATTGCATACGCGGTGCTGTTTGGGTTTGGCAGTGGCAGCAACATTGGCTTGGTGCCGGTGTGCTTGGGTCAGCTCTGCGATCACCGAAAGTTTGGGCGACTGTTTTCaacggcgatgatggtggccaGCTTTGGTACGCTGAGCAGTGTCCCAATTGGAGGCGCCTTGTTATCTGGGTCGGGTTGGACGGCCGTCATTTTGTTTTCGAGCATCTCGTATGCTGTTGCGTTGGCTTTCTACACAGCCACCAGGGTGCTTGCTGTGGGGTGGAACCCTCTGACGGTCTTCTAG
- a CDS encoding hypothetical protein (BUSCO:EOG09262A6N; COG:S; EggNog:ENOG503NWGH) — MADFNEYPPDLPVRDALILRNHTAAESAHAVVPYSGTDLARPQLGPANPFKGSDEPSVGDKRKNVLTGRAEETFISEHTFRAKHRAVERDGGPEREFVGSKRMKEMAREVKRGREAKGSATVADGEGAYLGPWAKYKNTRWEEVEVEEGGELGSDEEEVEEEVVGSGTVIRAPEVNLQRREEVEKQGEETSVFEGGEEFDYLGRGYLHVPQDLDISLTKEVGSVTNFIPKKVVHVWRPHGRQGSGSAVTSLRLFPGSSHLGLSGGADGLVKIWDVYRNREVLRSYKGHNKAVTDLDFVRAGGAAGRRFLSGGFDRKVRLWDTETGQCVQRFNVGKTPHVVKFNPGSENGHEFLAGLSDNRIVQYDSRAGNETVQEYDHHLGAINTLEFIDDSRRFMSTSDDRSLRVWEYGIPVEIKTISEPDMFALTKSTQHPSGKYVLYQCSDNSIVAYSSGSDKFRQNRKKAWRGHNTAGSAIGITCSPDGQFVASGDTGGSVCFWDFKTCKLYSKLTADSSGGAINCVAWSEQETSKVFTAGAKGEIRLWD; from the exons ATGGCCGACTTTAACGAATACCCCCCCGATCTCCCCGTCCGCGACGCACTGATTCTCCGGAACCACACCGCTGCTGAATCCGCCCACGCGGTGGTGCCGTATTCTGGGACGGACCTCGCGAGACCACAGCTCGGTCCAGCGAACCCCTTCAAAGGAAGCGATGAGCCGAGCGTAGGGGACAAGCGAAAAAACGTCCTCACTGGGCGGGCGGAGGAGACGTTTATTAGTGAGCATACCTTTCGGGCGAAACACCGGGCGGTGGAACGGGATGGGGGGCCGGAGAGGGAGTTTGTTGGGAGTAAGAGGAtgaaggagatggcgagggaggtgaagaggggacGGGAGGCGAAGGGGAGTGCGACggttgctgatggggagggagcttATTTGGGACCGTGGGCGAAATATAAGAATacgaggtgggaggaggtggaagtggaagaagggggggagttggggagtgatgaggaggaggttgaggaggaggtggtggggagtggGACTGTGATCAGGGCGCCGGAGGTTAATTTGcaaaggagggaggaggtggagaagcaaggggaggagacgagtgtttttgaggggggggaggagtttgattATTTGGGACGGGGGTATTTGCATGTACCCCAGGATTTGGATATTTCTTTgacgaaggaggtgggaagTGTCACGAATTTTATTCCGAAAAAGGTGGTGCATGTCTGGAGGCCGCATGGGAGGcaggggagtgggagtgcGGTTACCAGTCTTAGGTTGTTTCCTGGGTCGTCACATCTCGGGTTGTCGGGGGGCGCGGATGGGTTGGTCAAGATTTGGGATGTGTATCGGAAtcgggaggtgttgaggagtTACAAGGGGCATAATAAGGCTGTGACGGATTTGGACTTTGTGAGGGCGGGGGGagcggcggggaggaggtttttgagtggggggtttgataggaaggtgaggttgtgggaTACAGAGACCGGGCAGTGCGTGCAGAGGTTTAATGTGGGCAAGACGCCGCATGTGGTCAAGTTTAATCCTGGGTCGGAGAATGGGCATGAGtttttggcggggttgagtGACAATCGGATTGTGCAGTATGATTCGAGGGCGGGGAACGAGACGGTGCAGGAGTATGATCACCATCTGGGGGCGATTAACACGCTCGAGTTTATCGATGATAGCAGGAGGTTCATGTCGACGTCGGATGATCGGTCGttgagggtttgggagtATGGGATTCCGGTGGAGATCAAGACCATTAG TGAACCCGACATGTTCGCCCTCACCAAGTCAACCCAGCACCCCAGCGGCAAGTATGTGCTGTATCAGTGCAGCGACAATTCCATCGTCGCCTACTCGTCAGGCTCGGACAAGTTCCGCCAGAACAGGAAGAAGGCATGGAGGGGGCACAACACGGCCGGTAGCGCCATTGGCATTACGTGCAGTCCTGATGGGCAGTTTGTGGCGTCTGGTGACACTGGTGGTAGCGTCTGCTTCTGGGATTTCAAGACTTGCAAGCTGTACAGCAAGTTGACGGCTGACAGTTCGGGAGGTGCTATCAATTGTGTTGCTTGGTCGGAGCAGGAGACTAGCAAGGTGTTTACTGCTGGTGCCAAGGGGGAGATTAGACTTTGGGATTAA